From Aedes albopictus strain Foshan chromosome 1, AalbF5, whole genome shotgun sequence, one genomic window encodes:
- the LOC134285393 gene encoding uncharacterized protein LOC134285393, which yields MAAVQQSFFGYIDENFGHSTADALRTYASSNKKLANLQSRKTFLIRCRRQGVFPAHIVNSFKCVHELLAENGPFTNKVDRTINRFKKAILNLEIRQTFFKIGQITKELQGLQGNIRDSTSDRVVEEFVATQQQAYNRWLSRKEQQTTRKLTNLVRMPNSTDELEPIYNERAILNATELEVPANTLHLLSLGPKFALPTTSLSQVPFYHLLAATEQILLTNTDKKVQDRNRCKIVNVTQNFIHGFDSMVDTHDSITKFCVAATGTTKKYLREHPEICVLSADKGNRTVVMMRDDYDQKMRTLVNDDTTYERVRSDPTTRYQNGNNSLVKRLKDLKLIDYRTAKELTTNNAVCPRIYGQPKAHKQNLPLRPVIPNVTAPTYNLAKYIANILQSSIHSPYNTASSFEFCDEVNRITLPEGYIMISLDVTSLFTNVPRHLVTRNIIQRWKEVNTHINLDLFLEIVEYCMEASYFCFEGQYYKQVFGTAMGSPLSPIAADIALDSVIAQAMRSLPFEITIFRKYVDDIFMAIPRNTEQQVLQAFNDVEPRIQFTIETEKEQKLAFLDLTVIRNADQSLTTEWYAKPIASGRLLNYKSFHQCKHKINVAKNFIHRVWYLTRNKSTVEIAQIIHQHLTLNNYPRQLINRLLNLYGNKRQLSSLTQRLPTLVAATTPPSRPSCQQSPTPPSLIEITDDAPDNTQSRPSRQPPTPPAILPAVPTPPFCTQPSTSNQIQQQPSTSNQIQQQQPESPCLQPTASSIDVNEHQTSADPNRSINDPSRSTETITEQPETTKIDKIYRAIPYIPALSQRITKILARDYSNIAIATKQTRVIKNLHTQVKHPVNKDDISNVIYKIPCNNCDSCYIGMTTNTLRKRLAGHRSNINRLEKLTNDNNTNTEIAKTSLIETTTALIQHCIETDHRFNLEHTQIIDHSYRQSTLPFLEMCHITNTNHTINRRTDIDRLSTTYAAVLHDIKSRNERNETTTGDSIDERESITPIGHSNQSIS from the coding sequence ATGGCAGCTGTACAACAATCATTCTTTGGGTACATTGACGAGAATTTCGGACACAGCACAGCGGACGCACTGAGAACATATGCGTCGAGCAATAAGAAACTGGCAAATCTCCAAAGTCGTAAAACATTCCTCATCAGGTGCAGAAGGCAAGGCGTTTTCCCTGCCCACATCGTAAATTCGTTCAAATGCGTGCACGAATTGCTAGCAGAAAACGGCCCGTTCACGAATAAAGTGGACAGGACAATAAACCGGTTCAAGAAAGCCATCCTGAACCTGGAAATCCGTCAGACGTTCTTCAAAATTGGACAGATCACCAAGGAATTGCAGGGATTACAGGGCAACATCCGTGATTCAACCAGTGACCGCGTAGTCGAGGAGTTCGTAGCCACGCAACAACAGGCCTACAACAGGTGGTTAAGTAGGAAGGAGCAGCAGACGACGAGAAAACTCACAAATCTCGTACGCATGCCGAACAGTACCGACGAACTGGAGCCGATATACAACGAACGAGCAATCCTCAACGCAACCGAGCTGGAGGTCCCGGCGAACACACTGCACCTTCTCAGCCTGGGTCCAAAATTTGCGCTACCCACCACATCGCTATCGCAGGTACCATTCTATCACCTACTCGCTGCCACAGAACAGATCCTGCTCACCAACACCGACAAGAAAGTTCAGGACAGGAATCGGTGCAAAATCGTGAATGTAACGCAAAATTTCATTCACGGTTTCGATTCGATGGTAGACACGCACGACAGCATAACGAAGTTTTGCGTCGCAGCGACAGGTACAACGAAAAAGTACCTACGCGAGCATCCCGAAATCTGCGTGCTCTCGGCCGATAAAGGCAACAGGACTGTTGTCATGATGAGGGACGACTACGACCAAAAAATGCGTACGTTGGTGAACGACGATACAACATACGAAAGAGTGCGGTCCGATCCCACCACTAGGTATCAAAATGGAAATAACTCCTTAGTCAAACGGCTCAAAGACTTGAAGCTTATTGACTACAGAACTGCGAAGGAGCTAACCACCAATAACGCCGTCTGCCCCAGGATCTACGGGCAACCGAAAGCGCATAAACAGAACCTACCGCTTCGACCTGTTATTCCAAACGTGACAGCTCCGACATACAATTTAGCAAAGTACATCGCCAACATCCTCCAGAGCTCGATCCACAGTCCATACAACACGGCCAGCTCGTTTGAGTTCTGTGACGAAGTGAATCGAATCACACTCCCAGAAGGATACATAATGATCTCTCTGGATGTGACATCTCTATTCACGAACGTACCACGGCACCTGGTCACGAGAAATATCATCCAACGGTGGAAGGAGGTAAACACCCATATAAATCTGGACCTGTTTTTGGAGATAGTCGAATATTGCATGGAGGCTAGCTATTTCTGTTTCGAAGGGCAGTACTACAAACAGGTATTTGGGACGGCCATGGGAAGCCCGTTGTCGCCGATCGCGGCGGATATTGCATTGGATTCCGTAATTGCTCAAGCTATGAGATCTCTACCGTTCGAGATTACGATATTCCGAAAATACGTGGACGACATATTCATGGCGATACCACGGAACACCGAGCAACAAGTCCTACAGGCATTCAATGACGTCGAACCGAGAATCCAGTTCACCATCGAAACCGAGAAGGAGCAGAAGCTAGCATTCTTGGATTTAACGGTCATCCGAAATGCAGATCAAAGCCTGACAACGGAGTGGTATGCTAAACCTATAGCATCAGGGCGCCTGCTCAACTACAAGTCGTTCCATCAATGCAAACACAAGATTAACgtagccaaaaactttattcatagAGTCTGGTACCTCACACGCAATAAATCCACTGTAGAGATAGCTCAGATCATTCACCAGCATCTCACACTGAACAACTACCCCAGGCAATTGATCAACCGACTACTCAACCTGTATGGGAACAAACGACAACTAAGTTCTCTAACACAACGTCTCCCAACACTCGTAGCAGCCACCACCCCACCCAGCCGACCATCATGCCAGCAATCACCCACACCACCCTCACTGATCGAAATCACCGATGATGCACCAGACAACACCCAAAGCCGACCATCTCGCCAGCCTCCCACTCCGCCAGCCATTCTGCCAGCCGTGCCCACACCCCCATTCTGTACACAACCAAGCACCTCGAACCAGATACAGCAACAACCAAGCACCTCGAACCAGATACAGCAACAACAACCGGAATCACCCTGCCTCCAACCTACTGCAAGTTCCATCGACGTCAATGAGCACCAAACATCAGCAGATCCAAACCGCAGCATCAATGATCCCTCCAGAAGCACCGAAACCATAACAGAACAACCTGAAACAACAAAAATCGATAAAATTTATAGAGCCATACCATATATACCTGCACTTTCTCAGCGAATTACTAAAATTTTGGCTAGGGACTATTCCAATATAGCAATCGCAACAAAACAGACCCGTGTGATCAAAAATCTTCACACACAGGTAAAGCACCCGGTAAATAAAGATGATATTAGCAATGTCATCTACAAAATACCGTGCAACAACTGCGATAGTTGCTATATTGGAATGACCACAAACACTTTAAGGAAACGATTAGCAGGCCACCGATCCAATATAAACAGACTAGAAAAACTGACCAACGACAACAATACTAACACAGAAATAGCCAAAACATCACTGATAGAAACAACAACAGCACTAATACAGCATTGTATAGAGACAGATCACAGATTCAATCTAGAACACACACAAATAATAGACCATAGCTACAGACAGTCCACACTCCCATTTTTAGAGATGTGTCACATCACCAACACTAACCATACAATCAATAGACGTACCGATATAGACAGACTCAGTACAACATACGCAGCAGTGTTGCACGACATTAAAAGTAGGAATGAACGAAACGAAACCACTACGGGAGATAGCATAGATGAGAGGGAATCAATTACTCCAATAGGGCACAGTAACCAGTCCATAAGTTGA
- the LOC134288585 gene encoding uncharacterized protein LOC134288585 produces MVDTHDSITKFCVAATGTTKKYLREHPEICVLSADKGNRTVVMMRDDYDQKMRTLVNDDTTYERVRSDPTTRYQNGNNSLVKRLKDLKLIDYRTAKELTTNNAVCPRIYGQPKAHKQNLPLRPVIPNVTAPTYNLAKYIANILQSSIHSPYNTASSFEFCDEVNRITLPEGYIMISLDVTSLFTNVPRHLVTRNIIQRWKEVNTHINLDLFLEIVEYCMEASYFCFEGQYYKQVFGTAMGSPLSPIAADIALDSVIAQAMRSLPFEITIFRKYVDDIFMAIPRNTEQQVLQAFNDVEPRIQFTIETEKEQKLAFLDLTVIRNADQSLTTEWYAKPIASGRLLNYKSFHQCKHKINVAKNFIHRVWYLTRNKSTVEIAQIIHQHLTLNNYPRQLINRLLNLYGNKRQLSSLTQRLPTLVAATTPPSRPSCQQSPTPPSLIEITDDAPDNTQSRPSRQPPTPPAILPAVPTPPFCTQPSTSNQIQQQPSTSNQIQQQQPESPCLQPTASSIDVNEHQTSADPNRSINDPSRSTETITEQPETTKIDKIYRAIPYIPALSQRITKILARDYSNIAIATKQTRVIKNLHTQVKHPVNKDDISNVIYKIPCNNCDSCYIGMTTNTLRKRLAGHRSNINRLEKLTNDNNTNTEIAKTSLIETTTALIQHCIETDHRFNLEHTQIIDHSYRQSTLPFLEMCHITNTNHTINRRTDIDRLSTTYAAVLHDIKSRNERNETTTGDSIDERESITPIGHSNQSIS; encoded by the coding sequence ATGGTAGACACGCACGACAGCATAACGAAGTTTTGCGTCGCAGCGACAGGTACAACGAAAAAGTACCTACGCGAGCATCCCGAAATCTGCGTGCTCTCGGCCGATAAAGGCAACAGGACTGTTGTCATGATGAGGGACGACTACGACCAAAAAATGCGTACGTTGGTGAACGACGATACAACATACGAAAGAGTGCGGTCCGATCCCACCACTAGGTATCAAAATGGAAATAACTCCTTAGTCAAACGGCTCAAAGACTTGAAGCTTATTGACTACAGAACTGCGAAGGAGCTAACCACCAATAACGCCGTCTGCCCCAGGATCTACGGGCAACCGAAAGCGCATAAACAGAACCTACCGCTTCGACCTGTTATTCCAAACGTGACAGCTCCGACATACAATTTAGCAAAGTACATCGCCAACATCCTCCAGAGCTCGATCCACAGTCCATACAACACGGCCAGCTCGTTTGAGTTCTGTGACGAAGTGAATCGAATCACACTCCCAGAAGGATACATAATGATCTCTCTGGATGTGACATCTCTATTCACGAACGTACCACGGCACCTGGTCACGAGAAATATCATCCAACGGTGGAAGGAGGTAAACACCCATATAAATCTGGACCTGTTTTTGGAGATAGTCGAATATTGCATGGAGGCTAGCTATTTCTGTTTCGAAGGGCAGTACTACAAACAGGTATTTGGGACGGCCATGGGAAGCCCGTTGTCGCCGATCGCGGCGGATATTGCATTGGATTCCGTAATTGCTCAAGCTATGAGATCTCTACCGTTCGAGATTACGATATTCCGAAAATACGTGGACGACATATTCATGGCGATACCACGGAACACCGAGCAACAAGTCCTACAGGCATTCAATGACGTCGAACCGAGAATCCAGTTCACCATCGAAACCGAGAAGGAGCAGAAGCTAGCATTCTTGGATTTAACGGTCATCCGAAATGCAGATCAAAGCCTGACAACGGAGTGGTATGCTAAACCTATAGCATCAGGGCGCCTGCTCAACTACAAGTCGTTCCATCAATGCAAACACAAGATTAACgtagccaaaaactttattcatagAGTCTGGTACCTCACACGCAATAAATCCACTGTAGAGATAGCTCAGATCATTCACCAGCATCTCACACTGAACAACTACCCCAGGCAATTGATCAACCGACTACTCAACCTGTATGGGAACAAACGACAACTAAGTTCTCTAACACAACGTCTCCCAACACTCGTAGCAGCCACCACCCCACCCAGCCGACCATCATGCCAGCAATCACCCACACCACCCTCACTGATCGAAATCACCGATGATGCACCAGACAACACCCAAAGCCGACCATCTCGCCAGCCTCCCACTCCGCCAGCCATTCTGCCAGCCGTGCCCACACCCCCATTCTGTACACAACCAAGCACCTCGAACCAGATACAGCAACAACCAAGCACCTCGAACCAGATACAGCAACAACAACCGGAATCACCCTGCCTCCAACCTACTGCAAGTTCCATCGACGTCAATGAGCACCAAACATCAGCAGATCCAAACCGCAGCATCAATGATCCCTCCAGAAGCACCGAAACCATAACAGAACAACCTGAAACAACAAAAATCGATAAAATTTATAGAGCCATACCATATATACCTGCACTTTCTCAGCGAATTACTAAAATTTTGGCTAGGGACTATTCCAATATAGCAATCGCAACAAAACAGACCCGTGTGATCAAAAATCTTCACACACAGGTAAAGCACCCGGTAAATAAAGATGATATTAGCAATGTCATCTACAAAATACCGTGCAACAACTGCGATAGTTGCTATATTGGAATGACCACAAACACTTTAAGGAAACGATTAGCAGGCCACCGATCCAATATAAACAGACTAGAAAAACTGACCAACGACAACAATACTAACACAGAAATAGCCAAAACATCACTGATAGAAACAACAACAGCACTAATACAGCATTGTATAGAGACAGATCACAGATTCAATCTAGAACACACACAAATAATAGACCATAGCTACAGACAGTCCACACTCCCATTTTTAGAGATGTGTCACATCACCAACACTAACCATACAATCAATAGACGTACCGATATAGACAGACTCAGTACAACATACGCAGCAGTGTTGCACGACATTAAAAGTAGGAATGAACGAAACGAAACCACTACGGGAGATAGCATAGATGAGAGGGAATCAATTACTCCAATAGGGCACAGTAACCAGTCCATAAGTTGA